In Piliocolobus tephrosceles isolate RC106 unplaced genomic scaffold, ASM277652v3 unscaffolded_29649, whole genome shotgun sequence, the following proteins share a genomic window:
- the LOC113222150 gene encoding GATA zinc finger domain-containing protein 14-like gives MFPPPPPPPPPPLGLFPPKNINNSEEWNFRKKFNIKHDSNSSSKHNPIAVNNFNIHSVPTSVPNINNNIKKNTPTNTSDNIHTTGNYITKRHNKYYKHNLNENNQIENEKNEKNEKNKNEKHKNEKNKNEKNKNEKNKNEKNKNDNKHIEINDNDNSNNNHNHNQIHSHFNKHIHKQQNYIFKTTPIQPALPPPMSGKPNYLRPSTPTPTTTTNNTTTTTTISNKINHNTPFSYSPNINNNSNINLSCMSNFNTNINTNFQPNIYYNNNSKKNYNLINSYEYGNYPTMPPTLRPAPQHHQQHQSTQTPININLKKKYIFLSHNELLSQPQHNNNPNNNLNNNPNNNLNNNPNINYMYTDMPLHQDLNNKKLTFSPNIQHNYVSTIGPTPYSNQYFINPLLDSVSTKPSHNHLQPNEFNDDKHIFQTYKNSMEDNGMYRQFPPRNFVNEPNMNMWNKNTNVPMPNSMYDNNPANTTYPMIYDQYMDKMKYKDKTMIMNNPPVDKKQHNIIVTNIPKNLSSREIMETFRCMGNVLRADIMLTSKGEHSGCAYVTFPDFESASIAANRYDGGTFNNHKIKVFVE, from the exons ATGTTCccgcctccccctcctcctcctccccctcctcttggTTTATTTccaccaaaaaatataaataattcagaagaatggaatttcagaaaaaaatttaatattaaacatgACTCGAATAGTAGTAGTAAACATAATCCAATAGctgttaataattttaatattcattcagTCCCCACCTCTGTCcctaatataaataataacataaaaaaaaatacgCCTACGAATACAAGCGATAATATACATACAACAGGTAATTATATTACTAAAcgtcataataaatattataaacacaacctaaatgaaaataatcaaattgaaaatgaaaaaaatgaaaaaaatgaaaaaaataaaaacgaaaaacataaaaacgaaaaaaataaaaatgaaaaaaataaaaatgaaaaaaataaaaatgaaaaaaataaaaacgacaACAAACACATAGAAATCAACGACAatgacaacagcaacaacaaccacaacCACAACCAAATACATAGccattttaataaacatatacataaacaacaaaattatatttttaaaacaacccCTATACAAccagctcttcctcctcctatGAGTGGTAAACCTAATTATCTTAGACCTTCTACTCCCACAcccactactactactaataatacaaCCACAACTACTACTATTTCGAATAAAATTAATCATAATACCCCTTTTAGTTATAGTCCTAATATAAACAATAATTCGAACATTAATTTAAGTTGTATGTctaattttaatacaaatataaatacgAATTTTCAACCAAACATATATTACaacaataattcaaaaaaaaattataatttaattaattcatatGAATATGGTAATTATCCAACCATGCCCCCAACACTAAGACCAGCCCCACAACATCATCAACAACATCAAAGTACTCAAACACCAATTaatattaatcttaaaaaaaaatatatttttttatcacATAACGAATTATTATCACAACCTCAACATAACAACAATCCTAACAATAATCTTAACAACAATCCTAACAATAATCTTAACAACAATCCTAACATTAATTATATGTACACGGATATGCCACTTCATCAAGaccttaataataaaaaattaacattctcTCCAAACATACAACATAATTATGTAAGTACAATAGGACCTACACCATATTCAAATCAATATTTCATTAATCCATTGCTTgattcag tttcaACTAAACCATCGCACAACCATCTACAACCTAACGAATTCAATGATGACaaacacattttccaaacttataAAAATAGTATGGAGGATAATGGAATGTATAGACAGTTTCCACCAAGAAATTTTGTTAACGAGCCTA ataTGAATATGTGGAATAAAAACACTAATGTACCCATGCCAAACAGCATGTATGATAACAATCCTGCTAATACAACGTATCCTATGATCt atgatcAATACATGGATAAAATGAAGTATAAAGATAAAACAATGATAATGAACAATCCACCAGTTGATAAAAAACAACATAATATAATTGTGACcaat ATACCTAAGAATTTATCTTCTAGAGAAATTATGGAAACATTTAGGTGTATGGGAAATGTGTTGCGAGCGGATATTATGCTGACAAGCAAG GGTGAACATTCCGGTTGTGCTTATGTGACCTTCCCCGATTTTGAATCAGCCTCTATCGCAGCta atcgATATGATGGTGGTACATTTAACAATcataaaataaaggtttttgtGGAATAa